From a single Dendropsophus ebraccatus isolate aDenEbr1 chromosome 8, aDenEbr1.pat, whole genome shotgun sequence genomic region:
- the FAS gene encoding tumor necrosis factor receptor superfamily member 6 → MKFGCGAVLLVLIQGFEVLAHNRLSSIPNSNVNRTESKSLLHKLQKRDKSCPEGEQYTGTLCCKVCSAGTYAKSDCKEEHGEPECKPCTQGVDYMDRDNVYNQCHICLQCDTVSGQEVLEACTINHNTVCRCKESFFCDQEVAGSAGCTQCKHCEKCDVYAEECTPTKNAVCSNHSPRHGQVWIISVASTFIVCLIICAVVYCLKRSNNTIKYEKSVFIFPDDLNDIDLTPYLSEFAHNMDYRTVLFFIRQVQLPKARIDAAERNHPNDNDEQKTELLYEWYESHGRTGAFQKLIKTLNNKNRRATAEKLIQIVRSHQEQNQA, encoded by the exons GTCCTAATACAAGGTTTTGAGGTGTTAGCTCACAATAGGCTCTCTAGCATACCAAACAGTAATGTAAATAGAACAGAGTCTAAGTCCTTATTACATAAGCTGCAGAAGAGAGACAAGAGCTGTCCAGAGGGCGAACAATATACAGGAACTCTCTGCTGTAAGGTTTGTAGTGCAG GAACATATGCAAAGTCTGACTGCAAAGAGGAACACGGTGAACCAGAATGCAAGCCTTGTACACAAGGAGTAGATTACATGGATAGAGACAATGTCTACAATCAATGCCATATATGTTTGCAGTGTGACACTGTGTCAG GTCAAGAAGTGCTGGAAGCCTGTACAATAAACCACAATACTGTATGCAGATGTAAAGAAAGTTTCTTCTGTGACCAGgaagttgctggatctgctggcTGCACACAGTGTAAACATTGCGAAAA GTGTGATGTATACGCTGAAGAATGTACACCCACCAAAAACGCAGTGTGCAGTAACC ATTCACCAAGACACGGCCAAGTCTGGATAATTTCAGTAGCGAGTACATTCATAGTTT GTTTGATTATCTGTGCAGTCGTGTAT TGCCTCAAACGGAGTAATAATACTATAAAGTATGAAAAATCG GTTTTCATTTTTCCTGATGACCTTAATG ATATTGACTTGACTCCATATTTATCCGAATTCGCTCATAACATGGATTATAGAACAGTTCTTTTCTTTATACGGCAAGTTCAATTACCAAAAGCAAGAATTGACGCCGCTGAACGTAATCACCCCAATGATAATGATGAACAAAAAACCGAACTGCTGTACGAATGGTATGAAAGCCATGGGAGAACTGGAGCATTTCAGAAGCTTATTAAAACACTTAACAACAAAAACAGGCGAGCGACTGCTGAAAAGCTAATACAGATTGTTAGAAGTCACCAGGAGCAAAATCAGGCTTAA